One Schistocerca piceifrons isolate TAMUIC-IGC-003096 chromosome 11, iqSchPice1.1, whole genome shotgun sequence genomic window carries:
- the LOC124720052 gene encoding uncharacterized protein LOC124720052, with protein MHVCWWRLIVAMVALPLVAGVVIILMCFVCCPLLWKEIPNTEQSDYYRTPLYVVGVLALWVLFAIGIFFLWWRRKPKVIVDDSTEVIVDEPIKVIFDEPAKVIVDEPIKVIFDEPAKVIVDEPIKVIFDEPAKVIVDEPAKVIVDEPTKVIVDEPAKVIVDEPTKVIVDEPSKVIVDETTLLPAAEA; from the coding sequence ATGCACGTGTGCTGGTGGCGGCTGATCGTGGCGATGGTGGCGCTGCCACTGGTGGCGGGCGTGGTCATCATCCTCATGTGCTTCGTCTGCTGCCCGCTGCTGTGGAAGGAGATACCCAATACGGAGCAGAGCGACTACTACCGCACGCCGCTCTACGTGGTGGGAGTGTTGGCGCTGTGGGTGCTCTTCGCCATCGGCATCTTCTTCCTCTGGTGGCGCCGCAAGCCCAAAGTGATCGTCGACGATTCCACTGAAGTGATCGTCGACGAGCCCATCAAAGTGATCTTCGACGAGCCCGCCAAAGTGATCGTCGACGAGCCCATCAAAGTGATCTTCGACGAGCCCGCCAAAGTGATCGTCGACGAGCCCATCAAAGTGATCTTCGACGAGCCCGCCAAAGTGATCGTCGACGAGCCCGCCAAAGTGATCGTCGACGAGCCCACCAAAGTGATCGTCGACGAGCCCGCCAAAGTGATCGTCGACGAGCCCACCAAAGTGATCGTCGACGAGCCCAGCAAGGTGATCGTCGACGAGACCACCTTGCTCCCTGCCGCCGAGGCGTGA